The Faecalibacterium sp. I3-3-33 DNA window GCGGTGCAGGGTCTGCATCCCGCTGCTGCATGGACTTGGGTGCAGGCGAGAGCCGTCTGCGGTTTTTGCCCGGAAGTGAATGTTGTTGGAATTCACGCCCTCCTTTGTGCGGTCTGTCACAGGGGAGGGCGTTTTTGCGTCCTGCCTGCTGTTCCTTTTTAAGGAGGACAACTATAATGAACGACAAAAAAACTTCGGTGCGTACCCTGACCATGCTGGCCCTGCTGATAGCCATGAGCATCGTGTTCAGCCGGGTGCTCAGCATCTCCACCGGCTTCGTCCGGTTCAATCTGGGCAGTCTGCCGGTGCTGCTGGCGGCGGTGGTGTTCGGCCCCGGCGCAGGCTTTGCGGTGGGTGCAGTGGCCGATATCATCGGCGGTGTGCTGGCGGGCTACGCCATCAACCCGCTCATCACGCTGGGTGCGGGTGCCATCGGCTTGGTGGCAGGTTTTGCGTGGCAGAAGCTGAACAGCCTTTCCACAAATTTGCGGCTTGCAGCCAGCGTGCTGCTGGGGCATTTTGTGGGCTCTATGGTCATCACCTCGCTGGCGCTGCGGCTGTTCTACGGCTACCCGTGGGCAACGCTGGCAGTGCGCATCCCCAACGCCCTCATTCTGAGCGCCGTGAACGTTGTGCTGCTGCGCATCCTGCTGGAAAACCGCAGCCTGATGAAGCTGGCAAAGAAGTAAGCTGTGAAAACCCTCTCAGGCGCTCCCGCGCCAGTTCTCCCAAAGGGAGAGCCAAGCCGTAAGGCTCGTTGCTAAAGCTTTATGTGCAATGAGAAACTTTCCCACCATGCCAAAGGCTCCCTCCCCGAGGGAGCTGTCAAAACCGTCAGGTTTTGACTGAGGGAGTTCGTTCCCAAACCCCTACCGTGAAAAGGCAATTCTGGAAAATCCGCAGATTTTCCAGAATTGCGAAATTATAAATAATTTTTCCGCTATTTATGCGCAGAGCAAAGCGGAGCGCATTCCAAATCGTGATCTTGAATCGAGGCAGTATCTATGAACTACGAACAGGCAATGGAATACATCCACGCGGTGCAGTGGGCGGGGCATAAGCCCGGGCTTACCCGCACCCGCACCCTGCTGGCTGCACTGGGCGACCCGCACAAAAAGCTGCAATTCGTCCATGTGGCGGGCACCAACGGCAAGGGCAGTACGGCGGCGATGCTGGCTTCCTGCCTGCAAGCCGCCGGTTACCGGGTGGGGCTGTATACCTCGCCCTTCATCAACCGGTTCAACGAGCGCATCCAGATCGACGGACAGCAGATCCCGGACGAGGTGCTGGTAAAGCTGGTGGAACAGGTAAAGCCCGCCGCCGATGCCATGGAGGATGTGCCAACCGAGTTCGAGATCATCACCGCGCTGGGAATGCTCTATTTTGCGCAGCAGCAATGCGATATCGTGGTGCTGGAGGTGGGGCTTGGCGGCACGCTGGATTCCACCAATGTCATCGAAAAGCCTGCCAGTGCGGTGATCACCGCACTGGGCATGGATCACGTCAAGGAGCTGGGCCCCACGCTGGCGGATATCGCCGCTGCCAAGGCGGGCATCATCAAGCCGGGCTGCCCAGTGGTGAGCTACGGCGGTGCACCGGAGGCAGACGCCGTGCTGCGCCGGGTGGCAGCGCAGCAGCACGCCCCCTTTACCGAGGTGGACTTTGCCAAGCTGCAGATCACCGGCGGGGATCTGGACGCAGTTACCTTCAGCTTTGACGGGCTGGACGGGGTGCGGCTGCCGCTCATCGGCAGTTATCAGCCCCGCAACGCCGCGCTGGCCATCACCGCCCTGCGGGTGCTGCGGCAGCAGGGCTGGAACATCCCGGAAAGCGCCATCCGCACCGGGCTGGAGCAGGTAAGCTGGCCCGGGCGCTTTGAACTGCTGCGCCACAGCCCGGCCTTTGTGCTGGACGGCAGCCACAACGCCCACGGGATGCGCGCCACGGTGCAGAGCCTGAAAGACCGCTTCCCCGGGCAGAAATTCGTCTTTCTGGTCAGCATCATGGCAGATAAAGACGTGGACGAGATGCTGGCGCTGCTGGCACCGCTGGCCGAGCGGTTCGTGACCGTGACGGCGCACAACCCCCGTGCCATGCCGGCGCAGACGTTGGCAGAGCATATCCGCGCCTACGGCTGCACCGCCGAGGCAGCAGACAGCATCGAGGCCGGTGTAGCCCGCGCGGAAGAACTGGGCGGCGAAGGCCCGGTGTGTGCACTGGGTACGCTGTATTTCTCCGGCGATGTCCGGCAGGCCTTTGCCCGTCTGAATGCGTAACGATGCAGAAAAAAATATTTTTGAATACAAGCAGAGCCGGACAGCCCTCGGGCGGTCCGGCTCTGTGTTTTTATAAAGAAAATATTAGATCCGCAGCTGCTTTTTTGCCATTTGCAGCGCACGGCGCAGCGGACGATAGAGCAGCAGCATCAGCACAAAATTGCCGATGCCGTGCAGTGCATCGTAGCTCAGACCGCTGAGCCACCAGCTCAGGGCAAAGGCGGGCGTTTTGGCAAACAGATATACCGCCGCGCACAGTCCGCCGAAGCACAGGCCGTACAGCCCGCTGAACACCGCCCAGAAAAAGGCGTTGTCCATGCGGCGCAGCAGCCATGCCAGCAGCGCCAGAAGATACCACACATACAGATACATCACCCACCACAGACCAAAGCCGTACAGCACGCCCTGCAGCAGGATGAATACCGTGATGGCGCCGGGCGTCTCCCGGGGCAGCTCCAGTGCAAACAGGATGATGAGCAGGCTTACCGGCTCCAGATTGGGCAGACCGCTCATGGCCTGCTTGCTCACCACCAGCAGTGCGCCCATCAGGCCGCTGAGCACCAGCCGCAGCACCCGGGTGTGCAGCGCCACCGGCTTTTTAGCCCTTGGTGTAGGTAAAGGCATAGCTGTCACCGTCGTGGAGCTCGATGTCGGCCACGCCCACCGTGGTCATCTCACCGGCAGCATCGGTCAGGCACCACCATGCCTGATCCTTATCGTAGTCGGCAGTCTCGCCGTTCACGGTGGTCACAAAGCCGGCCTCGGCTTCTTCCTGACTGATGATCCCGGCCTCGGCCAGTGCGGTGCTCAGCTTTTCGCCGTCGGTCACGTTCAGCAGTACGCTGGACACGCTGCCGTCCGCAGCGGTAACGGTGAACTCCACCGTGGCCTGTGCCTTACTGGCAGCGGAAGAAGCAACCTCGGAAGCGGCCACAGAAGAAGCCACAGAGGAGGCAGCGCTGGAGGCGGTAGAGGACGCGGAAGCGCCGCAGCCTGCCAGCAGGCAGACGGACAGCACAGCACTGAGGGTCAGAACGGCAAATTTATGCAGGTAGTTCATGGTTCAAGATCTCCTTGTTTCGTGTTTTGCGTGCAGAACGCATGGCAGATATAGTACCATGAAACCGGCTGAAAATCAACATTTTTTCTGCATGGCTTCAAAATATGCGGCGGCGACGCCCACCTGATTGGCTTCACTGCTGAAGGCGCAGGGCACGATCTGGCAGCGGGGTAAGCCCTCCATGTAAGCCTGTCCCGCCCGGGAGGCGTACAGTCCATCGTAGGCGCTGCGCAGGCTTTCCAGCAGCAGGGGCTGCTTGCTGATGCCGCCGCCAATGGCCACCTTTTCCACATCCAGCAGAACGGTCAGGTTGTAGATCTGCACCGCCACCGCGTGGCAGAACCGCCGCAGCACCTCTAAGGCTTCCGGCTCCCCGGCGTTGGCGGCGGCAAAAAAGCTGCGTCCGTCCAGCGGGGCGTTTTCCGGCAGTGCCTTGCGGGCGCGGTACCATTTGAGCAGATTGCTGGTGCTGCACTGGCAGGCCATGTTCTGGTCCGGGGCGTCCCACGCCTCGGCGTTGGTGTTGACAAAGCTGTACTCTCCGGCGGTAAAGTGCACCCCGCGCACCAGCTGTCCGTTGGCGATGATGCCGCCGCCCACGCCGGTGCCAATGATGAACACTGCCGCGTTGCAGCAGCCTTTCAGCGCGCCGTTTGCCAGCTCTGCCATGGCGGCGGCCTTGCCGTCATTTTCCAGGATAACGGGGCAGCCGCACTTTTCTGCCAGCAGCTGCCCCACCGGGGTAGCGGTGTTGTACAGCAGCGCCCCGCCGTTGGACACATAGCCGGTGCGGTTGTCCACAAAGCCCGGCAGCGCCATGGCAATGCCGACTACCTCGCCCTTGTGGGGCGCATACAGCCGGTAGACCGTATCCAGAAACTGCGCCTGCGTATCCTGCGGCGTGGGCACCGCGCCGCTGTTCGTGCGGTGCATCTGCTCATCCATGACCGAGTATTTGATCTCGGTTCCGCCTACATCAAAAACCATGATCTTCATCTTGTAGCCCTCCCGTAAACGGTCGTTTTCTGTCCCTATTATGGCAAATCATCGCGGGAAAGTAAAGCCCCGGCGGTAAAAAAGAAAACTGCAAAAAACGCACCGGCTTGCGGTTGCAATCCACCCCGCCCTGTGATATCCTGAAAAGAGAGTATCTGTTATATAAAGGAAGAAACTGCCATGGATTGCAAACTGCGTGCCAAAAACTGCGGCGGCTGCCCCCTGCTGGGGCTGGACTATGCCGCGCAGCTGAAACAAAAGGAAGAAAAAGTGCGGGCTCTTGTGGGCAAATACGGCCCGGTGCACCCCATCCGGGGCATGGAGCAGCCTTACCACTACCGCAATAAGGTGATCTCCACCTTTGCCACCGGCTGGGGTGGAAAACTGACCTCCGGCATCTACGCGGCAAACAGCCACAAGGTGCTGCCGGTGGAAAGCTGCCTACTGCAGGACGAGGTGCTGGACAAGACCATGCAGGCGGTGCGGGCTGCCGCCAACGCCTGCCGCTACCAGCCCTACGACGAGGACAAGGGTACCGGTCTTGTGCGCCACTGCCTGCTGCGGCGGGGCGTAGCCACCGGGCAGGTGATGGTAGTGCTGGTAACGGCGCAGCCGGTGCTGCCGGGCGCGAAAAACTTTGTCAAGGCGCTGCTGGCGGAAACTGCGCAGCGCGGCGTGACTGTGACCACCGTGGTGCAGAACGTGAACAGCCGCAAGACCAGCGTGGTGCTGGGCGAGGCAGAAAAAGTGCTGTACGGCAAGGGGTTCATTCTGGACACCCTTTGCGGCAAGACCTACGCCATCAGCCCGCGCAGCTTTTATCAAATCAATCACGCCCAGACCGAAGTGCTGTACGGCCTTGCGGTGGAAGCTGCAAAGCTGACCGGCAAAGAGGTGGTGCTGGACGCCTACTGCGGCATTGGCACCATTGGCCTGACCGCCGCCGACCATGCAAAGCAGGTGGTGGGTGTGGAGCTGAACCGGGACGCCGTGCAGGACGCCATTGGCAACGCAAGACACAACGGCGTAAAGAACGCCCGCTTCTTTGCCGCCGACGCCACCCGCTGGATCCGCGAAGCAGCCGCAGCAGGGGAGAAGGCAGATGTGATCTTTATGGACCCCCCGCGCGAGGGCTCTACCCCGGAATTCCTTGCCAGCGTGGCCCGCATGGCTCCAAAGCGGGTGGTCTACGTCAGCTGCAACCCCGTTACCCTTGCCCGCGACCTTGCCACCCTGACAAAGCTGGGCTATAAGGCCGAGGGCTTTACCCCGGTGGATATGTTCCCGCATACGGAGCATATCGAAACGGTATGCGCATTATCCAAGACATCAGCGTACAGAGCGAGATAATCTGCAATGGATAGATATTTTTTTATTTTAACGACCATTGATCTTTTTGTGCTTGGCTTTATGTGCTTTCTTACAAAGCTGAGCGAATCTTTGAATAAAAAGCAGAAGCGCGGGTTCTTTCTGGCCTTTGCGCTCATTGCGTGCATTTCGGTGCTGGAGGTCATCACCATTGTGGTGGATGGTGCACCGCCGGGCTGCCGCTGGCTGAACATTTTGTCCAACTATCTGGGCTTCGGGCTGACACCGGCAGTGGCGCTGTGTCTGGTATATGTGCTGGACAAAAAATCCATCATCCGGCGCGGGTTCAAGGTGGCGGTGTGCTGCGAGGGCGTGTATCTGCTTTTTCTGGCGGCAACGCTGCCCTATGGGCCTGTGTTCTCGGTGAGTAAGGAGAACCTCTACGCCCGGGGCGAGCGCTTTTACATCTATGTCATGATGTATTATATCTCCATGCTGTACCTTATGGCGGCTACGGTGCGCACGGCGACGGCTTTTCAGAACCGCAGCCGCACGCTGATCTACCCGCTGATCCTGTTTCTGGGCGCGGAGACCGTGATTCAGATCGCACTGCCGGAGCTGCACGTCACATGGCTGTGCGTCACGTTGCTGTCGGTGCTGTATTATATCTATTGCAGCGAGATGTGGAACCAGCTGGACGCCCTGACCGGACTTCTGAACCAGAACAGCTACCTGAACCGCACCGCCGAGATGCGCCGCAGCGGCGGGGTGCTGGTGGTGTTTGATGTGGACGACTTCAAGCAGATCAACGACCGCTACGGCCATTTGCAGGGAGATGTCTGCCTTGCCGAGATCGCAGACTGCATCAAAAAAGCCTATGCCCGCTGCGGCTACTGCTACCGCATTGGCGGCGATGAATTCTGCGTGCTGCTGAAAGACGAGGCAAGCGAAGCCCGCTGCGCAGCAACGCTGCAATCTCTGCTGGCAGAGCGGCGCAAGGTGCTTACCATTTTGCCGACGGTCTCCCTTGGCTCTGCCGCCTTTTCCGGGGAGGACGTGGTCACAGTGAAGGACCGCGCCGACCGTGCGCTCTACTGCGCCAAAAAAGAACAGAAGGCCCGCGCCGCAGCGGAAAAGCACGCAGACAGAGAGCAGACAGCCTGAAACACTGCCTGCACACTTTATAAATGGAGGAACACCGATGAATACAGATTGGAACAGCCCGCAGGGCGATTTTGACACCGCTGAAAAGCAGGGAGAACTGCTGATGCTGCTCAGCCGACAGCAGGTCACCGTGCACACATGGGACGACCCGGACTTTGACTACATGGAGGAGCAGGATCTGGCACTGGTGGTGCAAAGCCCCTCCGGCACAGAGGACCTGCTGATTGAGCTGTGCGGGGAATTCTCGGTGTTTTTTGAAAAGTGGCACGGTGAGTACGCCGCCACCGCCGAGGGCTACGCGCAGCTGCAGCAGGACATCACCGCCATTCTGGACGGCAAGGCGGGCGCACTGAGCCTGTACACGGAGAACGGCTGGCAGGGCACGGTGCTGTGCACCGAGCTGCCCGGCGCAGAGGATGCCGCTGCGGCGCTCAAGCGCTGCTGGCAGGCGGCAAAGCCGGACGCCGCCCTGCCTGCGGGCAGTCGGCTGGGGCTGGTGTGCTGGGATCCGGCACAGAACCGGAAAGTGCAGCTCCCGGAGGAATAATAGAGCAAAAAGGTCGCTGCACAAAATGCGTGCAGCGACCTTTTCTTATACA harbors:
- the rlmD gene encoding 23S rRNA (uracil(1939)-C(5))-methyltransferase RlmD, whose translation is MDCKLRAKNCGGCPLLGLDYAAQLKQKEEKVRALVGKYGPVHPIRGMEQPYHYRNKVISTFATGWGGKLTSGIYAANSHKVLPVESCLLQDEVLDKTMQAVRAAANACRYQPYDEDKGTGLVRHCLLRRGVATGQVMVVLVTAQPVLPGAKNFVKALLAETAQRGVTVTTVVQNVNSRKTSVVLGEAEKVLYGKGFILDTLCGKTYAISPRSFYQINHAQTEVLYGLAVEAAKLTGKEVVLDAYCGIGTIGLTAADHAKQVVGVELNRDAVQDAIGNARHNGVKNARFFAADATRWIREAAAAGEKADVIFMDPPREGSTPEFLASVARMAPKRVVYVSCNPVTLARDLATLTKLGYKAEGFTPVDMFPHTEHIETVCALSKTSAYRAR
- a CDS encoding DUF4430 domain-containing protein; this translates as MNYLHKFAVLTLSAVLSVCLLAGCGASASSTASSAASSVASSVAASEVASSAASKAQATVEFTVTAADGSVSSVLLNVTDGEKLSTALAEAGIISQEEAEAGFVTTVNGETADYDKDQAWWCLTDAAGEMTTVGVADIELHDGDSYAFTYTKG
- a CDS encoding bifunctional folylpolyglutamate synthase/dihydrofolate synthase, with product MNYEQAMEYIHAVQWAGHKPGLTRTRTLLAALGDPHKKLQFVHVAGTNGKGSTAAMLASCLQAAGYRVGLYTSPFINRFNERIQIDGQQIPDEVLVKLVEQVKPAADAMEDVPTEFEIITALGMLYFAQQQCDIVVLEVGLGGTLDSTNVIEKPASAVITALGMDHVKELGPTLADIAAAKAGIIKPGCPVVSYGGAPEADAVLRRVAAQQHAPFTEVDFAKLQITGGDLDAVTFSFDGLDGVRLPLIGSYQPRNAALAITALRVLRQQGWNIPESAIRTGLEQVSWPGRFELLRHSPAFVLDGSHNAHGMRATVQSLKDRFPGQKFVFLVSIMADKDVDEMLALLAPLAERFVTVTAHNPRAMPAQTLAEHIRAYGCTAEAADSIEAGVARAEELGGEGPVCALGTLYFSGDVRQAFARLNA
- a CDS encoding folate family ECF transporter S component, which codes for MNDKKTSVRTLTMLALLIAMSIVFSRVLSISTGFVRFNLGSLPVLLAAVVFGPGAGFAVGAVADIIGGVLAGYAINPLITLGAGAIGLVAGFAWQKLNSLSTNLRLAASVLLGHFVGSMVITSLALRLFYGYPWATLAVRIPNALILSAVNVVLLRILLENRSLMKLAKK
- a CDS encoding GGDEF domain-containing protein, with product MDRYFFILTTIDLFVLGFMCFLTKLSESLNKKQKRGFFLAFALIACISVLEVITIVVDGAPPGCRWLNILSNYLGFGLTPAVALCLVYVLDKKSIIRRGFKVAVCCEGVYLLFLAATLPYGPVFSVSKENLYARGERFYIYVMMYYISMLYLMAATVRTATAFQNRSRTLIYPLILFLGAETVIQIALPELHVTWLCVTLLSVLYYIYCSEMWNQLDALTGLLNQNSYLNRTAEMRRSGGVLVVFDVDDFKQINDRYGHLQGDVCLAEIADCIKKAYARCGYCYRIGGDEFCVLLKDEASEARCAATLQSLLAERRKVLTILPTVSLGSAAFSGEDVVTVKDRADRALYCAKKEQKARAAAEKHADREQTA
- a CDS encoding ROK family protein; translated protein: MKIMVFDVGGTEIKYSVMDEQMHRTNSGAVPTPQDTQAQFLDTVYRLYAPHKGEVVGIAMALPGFVDNRTGYVSNGGALLYNTATPVGQLLAEKCGCPVILENDGKAAAMAELANGALKGCCNAAVFIIGTGVGGGIIANGQLVRGVHFTAGEYSFVNTNAEAWDAPDQNMACQCSTSNLLKWYRARKALPENAPLDGRSFFAAANAGEPEALEVLRRFCHAVAVQIYNLTVLLDVEKVAIGGGISKQPLLLESLRSAYDGLYASRAGQAYMEGLPRCQIVPCAFSSEANQVGVAAAYFEAMQKKC